In Phaseolus vulgaris cultivar G19833 chromosome 10, P. vulgaris v2.0, whole genome shotgun sequence, a single genomic region encodes these proteins:
- the LOC137819454 gene encoding phospholipase A1 PLIP1, chloroplastic-like, with amino-acid sequence MSYSAVSIPTTSTTSSTTMDITKENKVFLHSLSNKGLCNHSTITRSHSSNLLCCSSNRFRGTSMEPKHKSRHSIVVFPLQLSVSILPNPLRSFLFDPETRREMNMGQKGINLKENMVASTAEVTINRANWVKRLTGIKTYWKRPEESMDSDIVSKHDNECDRDEDDNVCVAGYEEGNGKEEDGQEVTFDRDSFSKYLVPVPWSDTKLFSKLAFLCHMAYVIPHIKAKDLGRYYGLQFVTSSLKKRKKKKGDVTKNKAKLDQDSICVPMDASVASQDGSEKGDHNEEKHQMKLAYDLTASAASYLQSRAKDLLSLASKSKQNSGNEDFNGREDSPHEEADETPQVDKSKFGVNVAALTMTVVAAAGSAMDLQLLRSSSCEWFVCDDPNTHTRCFAIQGSYSVASWQANLSFEPTTFEDTDVLVHSGIYEAAKGIYEQFMPEIMDHLKRHGDSAKLQFTGHSLGGSLSLLVYLMLLTRKVVSPSTLLPVVTFGSPFVLCGGQKLLNELGLDDSFIHCVMMHRDIVPRIFSCSFPNHVITVLKRLIKGSFVSHPCLMEKKLLYSPLGKIFILQPDEKTSPPHPLLPSGSGFYVVDSSRCGYSPIVLRTFLNQPHPIETLSNPKAYGSDGTVLRDHDCNNYLIAVNGVLAQNSKIVVRTRRSQQPRKIFKRKMRK; translated from the exons ATGTCTTATTCTGCAGTTTCCATTCCAACGACCTCTACAACTTCCTCCACAACAATGGATATCACAAAAGAGAATAAAGTGTTTCTCCACTCACTCTCCAACAAAGGCTTATGCAACCATTCAACAATCACGAGGTCTCACTCTAGCAATCTTCTATGCTGCTCCTCTAACCGCTTCAGAGGAACGTCAATGGAACCAAAGCATAAAAGCAGGCACTCCATAGTAGTTTTTCCACTTCAACTTTCAGTCTCCATTCTTCCAAATCCACTTCGCTCCTTCTTGTTTGACCCAGAAACGAGGAGGGAAATGAACATGGGGCAGAAGGGTATCAATCTTAAGGAAAACATGGTGGCAAGCACCGCAGAAGTGACTATAAATAGAGCCAACTGGGTAAAAAGATTAACCGGAATTAAGACTTATTGGAAACGGCCTGAAGAGAGCATGGATTCAGATATAGTATCTAAACACGATAATGAGTGTGATCGTGATGAAGATGATAATGTTTGTGTGGCAGGTTATGAAGAAGGAAATGGAAAAGAGGAAGATGGACAAGAAGTGACATTTGATCGTGACTCATTCTCAAAATATCTTGTCCCTGTTCCTTGGTCTGATACCAAACTGTTCTCGAAGCTGGCTTTCCTCTGCCACATGGCTTATGTCATACCACATATAAAG GCTAAGGACTTGGGGAGATACTATGGTCTTCAATTCGTTACATCATctttgaaaaagagaaagaaaaagaaaggagaTGTGACTAAGAATAAAGCAAAACTTGATCAGGACTCCATTTGTGTGCCTATGGATGCTTCAGTAGCTTCTCAAGATGGTTCAGAGAAGGGTGATCATAATGAAGAGAAGCATCAAATGAAGCTTGCATATGATCTTACTGCCTCAGCTGCCTCTTATCTCCAATCACGTGCTAAGGACCTTTTGTCTCTTGCCTCTAAGTCAAAGCAGAATAGTGGCAATGAGGACTTCAATGGAAGAGAAGACTCACCTCATGAGGAGGCTGATGAAACTCCACAGGTTGACAAGTCCAAGTTTGGAGTTAATGTTGCAGCATTAACTATGACTGTTGTGGCTGCAGCAGGATCAGCAATGGACCTTCAGTTACTTCGTTCCTCGTCTTGTGAATGGTTTGTTTGTGATGATCCCAACACGCACACTCGATGCTTTGCCATTCAG GGATCTTATTCCGTGGCATCATGGCAGGCAAACCTCTCATTTGAGCCAACTACATTTGAG GACACAGATGTTCTTGTTCACAGTGGAATATATGAAGCTGCCAAGGGAATATATGAGCAATTCATGCCAGAAATAATGGACCATTTAAAGAGACATGGAGATAGTGCAAAGCTTCAATTCACTGGACATTCCCTAGGGGGAAGTCTCTCACTTTTGGTGTATTTGATGCTATTGACTAGGAAGGTTGTGAGTCCCTCAACTCTTCTACCAGTAGTGACTTTTGGTTCACCATTTGTGTTATGTGGAGGCCAAAAATTACTCAATGAGCTTGGCCTGGATGATAGCTTCATTCACTGTGTAATGATGCATAGAGATATTGTTCCCAGGATCTTCTCATGCAGTTTCCCTAACCATGTTATAACTGTCCTTAAGCGCTTAATAAAAGGCTCATTTGTATCACATCCTTGTCTGATGGAAAAG AAGCTATTGTACTCGCCATTGGGTAAAATATTCATTCTCCAACCAGATGAGAAAACATCTCCTCCACATCCTTTACTCCCATCAGGAAGTGGATTCTATGTTGTAGACAGTAGCAGATGTGGATACTCTCCAATTGTTCTAAGAACATTTCTCAATCAACCACACCCCATTGAAACACTAAGCAATCCAAAAGCTTATGGCTCAGATGGCACAGTTTTAAGAGACCATGATTGTAACAACTATCTTAT